One Anguilla rostrata isolate EN2019 chromosome 15, ASM1855537v3, whole genome shotgun sequence genomic window carries:
- the galnt13 gene encoding polypeptide N-acetylgalactosaminyltransferase 13 isoform X1, producing MRRFVYCKVVLTTSLVWVLLDVFLLLYFSECNKCDDRKDRSLLPALRAVMSRGVEGPGEMGKAVVIPKESQEKMKELFKINQFNLMASDMIALNRSLPDVRLDGCKTKVYPDDLPNTSIVIVFHNEAWSTLLRTVHSVINRSPRHLLLEILLVDDASERDFLKEKLESYARTLEVPVRVLRMEQRSGLIRARLRGAAATRGQVITFLDAHCECTAGWLEPLLARIKEERNAVVCPIIDVISDDTFEYMAGSDMTYGGFNWKLNFRWYPVPQREMDRRKGDRTLPVRTPTMAGGLFSIDRAYFEEIGTYDPGMDIWGGENLEMSFRIWQCGGSLEIVTCSHVGHVFRKATPYSFPGGTGQVINKNNRRLAEVWMDDFKDFFYIISPGVVKVDYGDVSSRKALREALQCKPFSWYLENIYPDSQIPRRYYSLGEIRNVETNQCVDNMGRKENEKVGFFNCHGMGGNQVFSYTADKEIRTDDLCLDVSRLNGPVVMLKCHHLKGNQMFEYDAERLTLLHVNSNQCLDMPSEEDKMAPTLRDCTGARSQQWLLRNMTVSA from the exons ATGCGGCGGTTTGTCTACTGCAAGGTGGTGCTGACCACTTCGCTGGTGTGGGTGCTCCTGGACGTCTTCCTGCTCCTCTACTTCAGCGAGTGCAACAAGTGCGACGACAGGAAGGACCGTTCCCTGCTTCCTGCTCTGAGAG CGGTCATGTCGCGGGGCGTGGAAGGCCCGGGCGAGATGGGCAAGGCCGTGGTCATCCCCAAAGAGAGCCAGGAGAAGATGAAGGAGCTCTTCAAGATCAACCAGTTCAACCTCATGGCCAGCGACATGATCGCGCTCAACAGGAGCCTGCCCGACGTGCGGCTGGACGG CTGCAAGACGAAGGTGTACCCGGACGACCTGCCCAACACCAGCATCGTCATCGTGTTTCACAACGAGGCCTGGAGCACCCTGCTGCGCACCGTCCACAGCGTCATCAACCGCTCGCCCCGCCACCTGCTGCTGGAGATCCTGCTGGTGGACGACGCCAGCGAGAGAG ACTTCCTGAAGGAGAAGCTGGAGAGCTACGCGCGGACGCTGGAGGTGCCCGTGAGGGTCCTGAGGATGGAGCAGCGGTCGGGGCTGATCCGGGCGCGACTCCGGGGGGCGGCGGCCACGCGGGGTCAGGTGATCACCTTCCTGGACGCCCACTGCGAGTGCACGGCGGGCTGGCTGGAGCCGCTGCTCGCCAGGATCAAAGaggaaag GAACGCCGTGGTGTGCCCGATCATCGACGTCATCAGCGACGACACGTTCGAGTACATGGCGGGGTCCGACATGACCTACGGCGGCTTCAACTGGAAGCTGAACTTCCGCTGGTACCCCGTGCCGCAGAGGGAGATGGACAGACGGAAAGGGGACAGGACGCTCCCCGTCAG AACCCCGACCATGGCCGGAGGCCTGTTCTCCATCGACAGAGCCTACTTTGAAGAAATCGGAACGTACGATCCCGGAATGGATATCTGGGGTGGAGAGAACCTTGAAATGTCCTTCAGG ATCTGGCAGTGCGGCGGCTCGCTGGAGATCGTCACGTGCTCGCACGTGGGCCACGTGTTCCGCAAGGCCACGCCCTACAGTTTCCCCGGGGGCACGGGCCAGGTCATCAACAAGAACAACCGCCGCCTGGCCGAGGTCTGGATGGACGACTTCAAGGACTTCTTCTACATCATTTCCCCAG GCGTGGTCAAGGTGGACTACGGGGACGTGTCGTCGCGGAAGGCCCTGCGCGAGGCTCTGCAGTGCAAGCCCTTCTCCTGGTACCTGGAGAACATCTACCCCGACTCCCAGATACCCAGGAGATACTACTCGCTTGGTGAA ATCAGAAATGTGGAGACCAATCAGTGCGTGGATAACATGGGGAGAAAGGAGAACGAGAAGGTGGGCTTCTTCAACTGTCACGGAATGGGCGGGAATCAG gtgTTCTCATACACGGCCGATAAGGAGATCCGCACCGACGACCTGTGCCTGGACGTGTCGCGGCTGAACGGGCCCGTCGTCATGCTCAAGTGTCATCACCTGAAGGGGAACCAGATGTTCGAGTACGACGCGGAG aggcTGACGCTCCTGCACGTCAACAGCAACCAGTGCCTGGACATGCCGTCGGAGGAGGACAAGATGGCCCCCACCCTGAGGGACTGCACGGGCGCCCGCTCCCAGCAGTGGCTCCTGAGGAACATGACGGTGAGCGCCTGA
- the galnt13 gene encoding polypeptide N-acetylgalactosaminyltransferase 13 isoform X2, with the protein MRRFVYCKVVLTTSLVWVLLDVFLLLYFSECNKCDDRKDRSLLPALRAVMSRGVEGPGEMGKAVVIPKESQEKMKELFKINQFNLMASDMIALNRSLPDVRLDGCKTKVYPDDLPNTSIVIVFHNEAWSTLLRTVHSVINRSPRHLLLEILLVDDASERDFLKEKLESYARTLEVPVRVLRMEQRSGLIRARLRGAAATRGQVITFLDAHCECTAGWLEPLLARIKEERNAVVCPIIDVISDDTFEYMAGSDMTYGGFNWKLNFRWYPVPQREMDRRKGDRTLPVRTPTMAGGLFSIDRAYFEEIGTYDPGMDIWGGENLEMSFRIWQCGGSLEIVTCSHVGHVFRKATPYSFPGGTGQVINKNNRRLAEVWMDDFKDFFYIISPGVVKVDYGDVSSRKALREALQCKPFSWYLENIYPDSQIPRRYYSLGEIRNVETNQCVDNMGRKENEKVGFFNCHGMGGNQVFSYTADKEIRTDDLCLDVSRLNGPVVMLKCHHLKGNQMFEYDAEYVGKWEYDFQKRTFLHVATRSCLTLGRLEDGSFGPTVEPCDAGRLQSWSLSNYTRRAVFRKVFHSPTDYFL; encoded by the exons ATGCGGCGGTTTGTCTACTGCAAGGTGGTGCTGACCACTTCGCTGGTGTGGGTGCTCCTGGACGTCTTCCTGCTCCTCTACTTCAGCGAGTGCAACAAGTGCGACGACAGGAAGGACCGTTCCCTGCTTCCTGCTCTGAGAG CGGTCATGTCGCGGGGCGTGGAAGGCCCGGGCGAGATGGGCAAGGCCGTGGTCATCCCCAAAGAGAGCCAGGAGAAGATGAAGGAGCTCTTCAAGATCAACCAGTTCAACCTCATGGCCAGCGACATGATCGCGCTCAACAGGAGCCTGCCCGACGTGCGGCTGGACGG CTGCAAGACGAAGGTGTACCCGGACGACCTGCCCAACACCAGCATCGTCATCGTGTTTCACAACGAGGCCTGGAGCACCCTGCTGCGCACCGTCCACAGCGTCATCAACCGCTCGCCCCGCCACCTGCTGCTGGAGATCCTGCTGGTGGACGACGCCAGCGAGAGAG ACTTCCTGAAGGAGAAGCTGGAGAGCTACGCGCGGACGCTGGAGGTGCCCGTGAGGGTCCTGAGGATGGAGCAGCGGTCGGGGCTGATCCGGGCGCGACTCCGGGGGGCGGCGGCCACGCGGGGTCAGGTGATCACCTTCCTGGACGCCCACTGCGAGTGCACGGCGGGCTGGCTGGAGCCGCTGCTCGCCAGGATCAAAGaggaaag GAACGCCGTGGTGTGCCCGATCATCGACGTCATCAGCGACGACACGTTCGAGTACATGGCGGGGTCCGACATGACCTACGGCGGCTTCAACTGGAAGCTGAACTTCCGCTGGTACCCCGTGCCGCAGAGGGAGATGGACAGACGGAAAGGGGACAGGACGCTCCCCGTCAG AACCCCGACCATGGCCGGAGGCCTGTTCTCCATCGACAGAGCCTACTTTGAAGAAATCGGAACGTACGATCCCGGAATGGATATCTGGGGTGGAGAGAACCTTGAAATGTCCTTCAGG ATCTGGCAGTGCGGCGGCTCGCTGGAGATCGTCACGTGCTCGCACGTGGGCCACGTGTTCCGCAAGGCCACGCCCTACAGTTTCCCCGGGGGCACGGGCCAGGTCATCAACAAGAACAACCGCCGCCTGGCCGAGGTCTGGATGGACGACTTCAAGGACTTCTTCTACATCATTTCCCCAG GCGTGGTCAAGGTGGACTACGGGGACGTGTCGTCGCGGAAGGCCCTGCGCGAGGCTCTGCAGTGCAAGCCCTTCTCCTGGTACCTGGAGAACATCTACCCCGACTCCCAGATACCCAGGAGATACTACTCGCTTGGTGAA ATCAGAAATGTGGAGACCAATCAGTGCGTGGATAACATGGGGAGAAAGGAGAACGAGAAGGTGGGCTTCTTCAACTGTCACGGAATGGGCGGGAATCAG gtgTTCTCATACACGGCCGATAAGGAGATCCGCACCGACGACCTGTGCCTGGACGTGTCGCGGCTGAACGGGCCCGTCGTCATGCTCAAGTGTCATCACCTGAAGGGGAACCAGATGTTCGAGTACGACGCGGAG TATGTAGGAAAGTGGGAATATGATTTTCAG AAGCGCACCTTCCTCCACGTGGCCACGCGGTCCTGCCTGACCCTCGGCAGGCTGGAGGACGGCTCGTTCGGCCCCACCGTGGAGCCCTGCGACGCCGGGCGCCTCCAGAGCTGGAGCCTGAGCAACTACACCCGCCGCGCCGTCTTTAGGAAGGTCTTTCACAGCCCCACCGATTACTTCCTGTAG